One region of Budorcas taxicolor isolate Tak-1 chromosome 3, Takin1.1, whole genome shotgun sequence genomic DNA includes:
- the LOC128045654 gene encoding UDP-glucuronosyltransferase 1A3-like, which yields MALGLQLRRQVLAGLLLCVCVGRWVEAGKVLVVPKEGSHWLSMREAMRELHARGHQAVVIAPEVKLHIKEEDFFTTKTYAVPYTQDKFDSFVKTHVCLLFKKVHFVTMFLETIASLKTVSLLFARSCEALLYNKDLIRDLNASSFDVVLTDPIYPCGAVLAKYLSIPAVFFLRSVPCDLDAEGTACPNPFSYIPRLLTTNPDHMTFFQRVKNMLYPLGLKYICLVSLTPYARMASELLQREVSLVEILASGSVWLFRGDFVMDYLWLIMPNMVFIGGINCANRKPLSQVCTAAVVQSVLPVEHNLFIKKFKKLFHHIATPGRCSEMVGPNH from the coding sequence ATGGCCCTGGGACTGCAGCTTCGGCGGCAGGTGCTGGCTGGACTCCTGCTCTGTGTGTGCGTCGGGCGATGGGTCGAGGCTGGGAAGGTGCTGGTGGTCCCCAAAGAGGGCAGCCACTGGCTCAGCATGCGGGAGGCCATGCGGGAGCTCCACGCCAGGGGTCACCAAGCAGTGGTCATTGCTCCGGAGGTGAAACTGCACATCAAGGAAGAGGACTTTTTCACCACAAAAACCTACGCCGTTCCCTACACACAGGACAAATTTGATTCCTTTGTGAAGACTCATGtatgtctactttttaaaaaagtacattttGTAACAATGTTTCTGGAAACTATAGCATCTTTGAAAACTGTGTCTTTGCTCTTTGCAAGGTCTTGTGAGGCACTGTTGTATAACAAGGACCTGATCAGAGACCTGAATGCCAGTTCCTTTGATGTGGTTTTAACAGACCCTATTTACCCCTGTGGGGCAGTGCTGGCTAAATACCTGTCCATTCCTGCTGTGTTTTTCTTGCGTTCTGTTCCCTGCGACTTAGATGCTGAAGGCACAGCATGCCCAAACCCTTTCTCATACATTCCTAGGTTATTAACAACAAATCCAGACCACATGACATTCTTCCAAAGGGTCAAGAACATGCTCTACCCTCTGGGCCTGAAGTACATTTGCCTGGTTTCTCTCACTCCTTATGCACGTATGGCCTCTGAGCTTCTTCAGAGAGAGGTGTCGCTGGTGGAGATTCTTGCCTCTGGATCCGTGTGGCTGTTCAGAGGAGATTTTGTGATGGACTACCTGTGGCTGATCATGCCCAACATGGTGTTCATTGGGGGCATCAACTGTGCCAACAGGAAACCGTTATCTCAGGTGTgtactgctgctgttgttcaatcaGTGCTCCCAGTGGAGCACAATCTTttcataaaaaagtttaaaaaactttttcaCCATATTGCAACCCCAGGCCGTTGCAGTGAAATGGTGGGTCCTAATCACTAG